From Calonectris borealis chromosome 9, bCalBor7.hap1.2, whole genome shotgun sequence, one genomic window encodes:
- the BDH1 gene encoding D-beta-hydroxybutyrate dehydrogenase, mitochondrial isoform X2 — MLATKLSRPLLNFSVKALNFKNPGNGFGPVQRFCFPLLSPCGSRSYASEVDQVKGDGGSKDLDNMKSDRMRTVQLNVCDSKEVDRAVEHVNSSLEDPEKGLWGLVNNAGISTFGEVEFTSMDTYMEVAEVNLWGTVRTTKAFLPLIRRSKGRVVNISSMMGRMGSPARSPYCITKFGVEAFSDCLRYEMQPQGVMVSIVEPGNFIAATNLYSPERIKAIADKMWDELPEIVRKDYGRKYFDEQVSKMETYCNSGSTDTSPVIESVAHALSSTTPYTRYHPMDYYWWLRMQIMTHMPAAISDRLYVY; from the exons gcctGTGCAAAGATTTTGCTTCCCTCTCTTGTCCCCATGTGGCAGCCGCTCTTATGCAAGTGAAGTCGATCAG GTCAAAGGAGATGGTGGCTCCAAGGATCTGGACAACATGAAAAGTGATCGAATGAGAACTGTCCAGCTCAATGTCTGTGACAGCAAAGAAGTGGATCGAGCAGTGGAGCACGTGAATAGCAGCCTGGAGGACCCAGAGAAAG GGCTCTGGGGGCTGGTTAACAATGCTGGGATCTCCACATTCGGGGAAGTAGAGTTCACAAGCATGGACACCTACATGGAGGTAGCTGAAGTGAATCTGTGGGGGACTGTGCGAACCACCAAGGCTTTTCTCCCGCTCATCCGGAGGTCAAAGG GTCGTGTGGTGAACATCAGTAGCATGATGGGTCGGATGGGCAGTCCTGCCCGGTCACCGTACTGCATCACCAAGTTTGGCGTGGAAGCCTTCTCCGACTGCCTGCGGTACGAAATGCAGCCCCAGGGAGTAATGGTCAGCATCGTGGAGCCTGGCAACTTCATAGCTGCCACCAACCTGTACAGCCCCGAGCGAATCAAAGCCATAGCCGACAAAATGTGGGACGAGCTCCCTGAGATAGTGCGCAAAGACTATGGCAGGAAGTACTTCGATGAGCAGGTCAGCAAGATGGAGACGTACTGCAACAGCGGCTCGACAGACACCTCGCCGGTCATCGAAAGCGTTGCCCACGCACTCAGCTCCACGACCCCTTACACCCGCTACCACCCCATGGATTACTACTGGTGGCTGCGCATGCAGATCATGACACACATGCCTGCTGCCATTTCAGATCGGCTGTATGTCTATTGA
- the BDH1 gene encoding D-beta-hydroxybutyrate dehydrogenase, mitochondrial isoform X1 — MLATKLSRPLLNFSVKALNFKNPGNGFGPVQRFCFPLLSPCGSRSYASEVDQIGSRAVLITGCDSGFGFALAKHLHAKGFIIYAGCLQKVKGDGGSKDLDNMKSDRMRTVQLNVCDSKEVDRAVEHVNSSLEDPEKGLWGLVNNAGISTFGEVEFTSMDTYMEVAEVNLWGTVRTTKAFLPLIRRSKGRVVNISSMMGRMGSPARSPYCITKFGVEAFSDCLRYEMQPQGVMVSIVEPGNFIAATNLYSPERIKAIADKMWDELPEIVRKDYGRKYFDEQVSKMETYCNSGSTDTSPVIESVAHALSSTTPYTRYHPMDYYWWLRMQIMTHMPAAISDRLYVY, encoded by the exons gcctGTGCAAAGATTTTGCTTCCCTCTCTTGTCCCCATGTGGCAGCCGCTCTTATGCAAGTGAAGTCGATCAG attggcagcagagctgtgcttatAACAGGTTGTGACTCAGGGTTTGGATTTGCCTTGGCCAAGCACCTGCATGCCAAAGGCTTCATTATTTACGCTGGCTGCCTGCAAAAG GTCAAAGGAGATGGTGGCTCCAAGGATCTGGACAACATGAAAAGTGATCGAATGAGAACTGTCCAGCTCAATGTCTGTGACAGCAAAGAAGTGGATCGAGCAGTGGAGCACGTGAATAGCAGCCTGGAGGACCCAGAGAAAG GGCTCTGGGGGCTGGTTAACAATGCTGGGATCTCCACATTCGGGGAAGTAGAGTTCACAAGCATGGACACCTACATGGAGGTAGCTGAAGTGAATCTGTGGGGGACTGTGCGAACCACCAAGGCTTTTCTCCCGCTCATCCGGAGGTCAAAGG GTCGTGTGGTGAACATCAGTAGCATGATGGGTCGGATGGGCAGTCCTGCCCGGTCACCGTACTGCATCACCAAGTTTGGCGTGGAAGCCTTCTCCGACTGCCTGCGGTACGAAATGCAGCCCCAGGGAGTAATGGTCAGCATCGTGGAGCCTGGCAACTTCATAGCTGCCACCAACCTGTACAGCCCCGAGCGAATCAAAGCCATAGCCGACAAAATGTGGGACGAGCTCCCTGAGATAGTGCGCAAAGACTATGGCAGGAAGTACTTCGATGAGCAGGTCAGCAAGATGGAGACGTACTGCAACAGCGGCTCGACAGACACCTCGCCGGTCATCGAAAGCGTTGCCCACGCACTCAGCTCCACGACCCCTTACACCCGCTACCACCCCATGGATTACTACTGGTGGCTGCGCATGCAGATCATGACACACATGCCTGCTGCCATTTCAGATCGGCTGTATGTCTATTGA